In the bacterium genome, one interval contains:
- a CDS encoding VWA domain-containing protein — protein MLVRSASRRALAPASLALFALLLSAAPAAATITHVKTIGTASSKTAGTTIAVTVPAGGVAAGNSIILTLAMDNASGTVSATDSANNTYSADATVTNADGVRTVILAAHNVAALAAGNTITVSHPSVTARALAANEFSGILAPSPLDKVKTQTGTGTVPSSGLSATTTQAYELVIGAIGVEGPSGDSFTAGPYYTGLTRAGTTGGTADTNITINPEFRIVTLTGAYAADGTITSRDWAVALATYKGVFIPPALTAAKQAVALADCQQARVKLDVSGTGDPPSQHVPLDVQIVFDRSGSMDDAGGNPVQPITNAKNAAKVLIDQLDPATDRAGLTSYSTTPTLDSGLTSNFTSVKTAVDGLSASGFTNIGGGVLNGQTQLANNGRSAPVVRVLVVLSDGVANRTAAGATCPTEPTTPNACTQDAVDQATAAKAAGTIVYSVGLNLSNIAEPTRTIARDTLRNIATDPSKYFEVPTSGIEAAFAQIAEAVTSIAGSTAVITDILPPGVSYIGGSGNPVPTSINGQTLTWNLGILSLGETRSVTFDVTLNPGGPNQLVDVYPDSRVDYTNYLGQSASTPFPQTFVSTTVCPTKTPSVTATATVTSSATRTLTPSVTLTASATRTATATATRTGTATNTPTATATHTGTVTSTPTATATHTGTVTSTPTATVTATYTGTATSTATATATHTGTVTSTPTPTVTPTYTGTATSTATATATHTGTVTSTPTPTVTPTYTGTATSTATATATYTGTVTSTPTPTVTPTYTGTATSTATATATHTGTVTSTPTATATATRTGTATPTVTPTETFVEPTLEPLIGPDVRIRKAFTASCRPGATTTMRLLVDNVGDGPTSGPIQVTDALPAGLTLSLPVNAPGWNCAASTATVLNCSYPPPVAAGGSPLVIFATVTVAPKNTAKVNTAVVSTSGDLNPDNDRSSALCGPAAPAPAASPIGLGLGLAALIATAAVAFRRR, from the coding sequence ATGCTCGTACGTTCTGCGTCCCGTCGCGCCCTCGCGCCCGCTTCCCTGGCCCTGTTCGCGCTGCTCCTGTCGGCCGCGCCGGCGGCGGCGACGATCACGCACGTCAAGACGATCGGCACTGCCTCATCGAAGACCGCGGGGACGACCATCGCCGTCACCGTGCCAGCCGGCGGGGTGGCGGCCGGCAACAGCATCATCCTGACCCTGGCGATGGACAACGCCAGCGGCACCGTCTCGGCCACCGACAGCGCCAACAACACCTATTCCGCCGATGCCACGGTCACCAACGCCGACGGGGTGCGCACGGTCATCCTCGCCGCCCACAACGTCGCCGCCCTGGCCGCCGGCAACACCATCACCGTCTCCCATCCGAGCGTCACCGCTCGTGCCCTGGCGGCCAACGAGTTCTCCGGCATCCTGGCGCCGTCGCCGCTCGACAAGGTCAAGACGCAGACCGGCACCGGCACGGTGCCCTCTTCCGGACTGAGCGCCACGACCACCCAGGCCTATGAATTGGTGATCGGCGCCATCGGCGTCGAGGGCCCGAGCGGCGACAGCTTCACCGCCGGCCCCTACTACACCGGCCTGACGCGCGCCGGCACCACCGGCGGCACCGCCGACACCAACATCACGATCAATCCCGAGTTCCGCATCGTCACGCTGACCGGCGCCTATGCCGCCGACGGCACGATCACCAGCCGCGACTGGGCGGTGGCGCTGGCGACCTACAAAGGCGTGTTCATTCCCCCGGCGCTCACCGCCGCCAAGCAGGCGGTGGCGCTGGCCGACTGCCAGCAGGCGCGCGTGAAGCTCGACGTCAGCGGCACCGGCGACCCGCCGAGCCAGCACGTGCCGCTCGACGTGCAGATCGTCTTCGACCGCTCCGGATCGATGGACGATGCCGGCGGCAACCCGGTGCAGCCCATCACCAACGCCAAGAACGCCGCCAAGGTCCTGATCGACCAGCTCGATCCCGCCACCGATCGCGCCGGCCTCACGTCGTACAGCACGACGCCGACCCTGGACAGCGGGCTGACCAGCAACTTCACCAGCGTCAAGACGGCGGTCGACGGCCTGTCGGCCAGCGGCTTCACCAACATCGGCGGCGGCGTGCTCAACGGCCAGACCCAGCTCGCCAACAACGGCCGCAGCGCGCCGGTGGTGCGCGTGCTCGTCGTCCTGTCCGACGGCGTCGCCAATCGCACCGCCGCCGGCGCGACCTGCCCCACCGAGCCCACCACGCCGAACGCGTGCACGCAGGACGCGGTCGATCAGGCCACGGCCGCCAAGGCGGCCGGCACGATCGTGTACAGCGTCGGGTTGAACCTCTCCAACATCGCCGAACCGACGCGCACCATCGCGCGCGATACCCTGCGCAACATCGCCACCGATCCGAGCAAGTACTTCGAGGTGCCGACGAGCGGGATCGAGGCGGCCTTCGCGCAGATCGCCGAGGCGGTGACCTCGATCGCCGGCTCGACCGCGGTCATCACCGACATCCTGCCGCCCGGGGTGTCGTACATCGGCGGCTCGGGCAACCCGGTTCCGACCAGCATCAACGGTCAGACGCTCACCTGGAATCTCGGCATCCTCAGCCTGGGCGAGACGCGCTCGGTCACCTTCGACGTCACGCTGAACCCGGGCGGCCCCAACCAACTCGTGGACGTCTACCCCGACTCGCGCGTCGACTACACCAACTACCTCGGCCAGAGCGCGTCGACGCCGTTCCCGCAGACGTTCGTGTCGACCACCGTCTGTCCGACCAAGACCCCGAGCGTGACGGCGACGGCCACGGTCACCTCGAGCGCGACCAGGACCCTGACGCCGAGCGTCACGCTCACGGCCTCGGCCACCCGGACGGCCACCGCCACCGCCACCCGCACCGGCACCGCCACCAACACGCCGACCGCCACCGCCACCCACACCGGAACGGTGACCTCGACGCCGACGGCGACCGCCACCCACACGGGGACGGTGACCTCGACGCCGACGGCGACGGTGACCGCGACCTACACGGGGACGGCGACGTCGACGGCGACGGCGACGGCCACCCACACCGGGACGGTGACCTCGACGCCGACGCCGACGGTGACTCCGACCTACACGGGGACGGCGACGTCGACCGCGACGGCGACGGCCACCCACACCGGGACGGTGACCTCGACGCCGACGCCGACGGTGACTCCGACCTACACGGGGACGGCGACGTCGACCGCGACGGCGACGGCCACCTACACCGGGACGGTGACCTCGACGCCGACGCCGACGGTGACTCCGACCTACACGGGGACGGCGACGTCGACCGCGACGGCGACGGCCACCCACACCGGGACGGTGACGTCGACGCCGACGGCGACGGCCACGGCGACTCGCACCGGGACGGCAACGCCAACCGTCACCCCCACCGAGACGTTCGTCGAACCGACGCTGGAACCGCTCATCGGCCCGGATGTCCGCATCCGCAAGGCCTTCACCGCATCCTGTCGGCCGGGAGCGACGACCACCATGCGACTGCTGGTGGACAACGTCGGTGATGGGCCGACCAGCGGACCCATCCAGGTGACGGATGCGCTGCCTGCCGGCCTCACCTTGTCACTGCCCGTCAACGCTCCGGGCTGGAACTGCGCCGCTTCGACGGCGACGGTGCTGAACTGTTCCTACCCGCCGCCCGTGGCGGCCGGCGGCAGCCCATTGGTCATCTTCGCGACCGTCACGGTGGCGCCCAAGAACACGGCCAAGGTGAACACCGCCGTCGTCAGCACGAGCGGCGATCTCAACCCGGACAATGATCGCAGCAGCGCGCTGTGCGGGCCCGCCGCGCCGGCGCCCGCGGCGTCGCCGATCGGCCTCGGCCTCGGACTCGCCGCGCTCATCGCCACGGCCGCCGTCGCCTTCCGCCGCCGCTGA
- a CDS encoding acyl-CoA dehydrogenase family protein produces MDLTYSPEEEAFRVRVRQWIADHAPARTAVRDLQAARAWQRALHDAGFLGVGWPAQYGGATLTKVEQAILNEELARANAPGVVNIMAIWWVGPAIMKYGTEEQQRRFLPRILDAEEIWATGYSEPGSGSDMAAAKTRADRQGDYYVVSGQKVWTTIAHISDWYFVLVRTSSEGPKWAGLTVLLMDLKSPGVEVRPIRQITGDSEFNEVFMHEVKVPVSNRLGAEGQGWEIVSSALINERSGIAGSIRADQSLARLVALARQRRLTGVPHWRQRLSDLAIRAQILRAAGYQAMTDDLRGRRNPHLSAGMKLLSTELTQKFSETGVEMLGVDGLLWDDDAPDAGRMAYQFLADRSSTIAGGTSEVQRNIVAQRVLGLPRR; encoded by the coding sequence ATGGATCTGACCTACTCTCCCGAGGAAGAAGCCTTCCGCGTGCGCGTGCGCCAGTGGATCGCCGACCACGCTCCGGCCCGAACCGCGGTGCGCGATCTCCAGGCGGCGCGGGCATGGCAGCGGGCGCTGCACGACGCCGGCTTCCTCGGCGTCGGCTGGCCGGCGCAGTACGGCGGCGCGACGCTGACCAAGGTCGAGCAGGCGATCCTCAACGAGGAGCTGGCGCGCGCCAATGCCCCGGGGGTGGTCAACATCATGGCCATCTGGTGGGTCGGCCCGGCGATCATGAAGTACGGCACCGAGGAGCAGCAGCGGCGCTTCCTGCCGCGCATCCTCGACGCCGAGGAGATCTGGGCCACCGGCTATTCGGAGCCGGGCTCGGGCAGCGACATGGCGGCGGCGAAAACCCGCGCCGACCGGCAGGGCGACTACTACGTCGTCAGCGGGCAGAAGGTGTGGACGACCATCGCCCACATCTCCGACTGGTACTTCGTGCTCGTGCGCACCTCGAGCGAGGGCCCGAAGTGGGCCGGGCTGACGGTGCTGCTGATGGATCTCAAATCGCCCGGCGTCGAAGTGCGGCCGATCCGTCAGATCACCGGCGACAGCGAGTTCAACGAGGTCTTCATGCACGAGGTGAAGGTGCCGGTCAGCAACCGCCTCGGCGCCGAGGGCCAGGGCTGGGAGATCGTCTCCTCGGCGCTGATCAACGAGCGCAGCGGCATCGCCGGCTCGATCCGCGCCGACCAGTCGCTCGCCCGCCTGGTCGCGCTGGCGCGGCAGCGCCGCCTGACCGGCGTTCCGCACTGGCGGCAGCGGCTCTCGGATCTCGCCATCCGCGCCCAGATCCTGCGCGCCGCCGGCTACCAGGCGATGACCGACGACCTGCGCGGGCGCCGCAACCCGCACCTCTCGGCGGGCATGAAGCTGCTCTCGACCGAGCTGACGCAGAAGTTCTCCGAGACCGGAGTCGAGATGCTCGGCGTCGACGGCCTGCTCTGGGACGACGACGCGCCCGACGCGGGCCGGATGGCGTACCAGTTCCTCGCCGACCGCTCGTCGACCATCGCGGGCGGCACCAGCGAGGTGCAGCGCAACATCGTCGCCCAGCGCGTCCTCGGCCTGCCGCGGCGGTAG
- a CDS encoding DUF1566 domain-containing protein, whose product MLQRHITGLAIAVAVATVLGTGDSALAGPTDAQKCTAKQLLASGNAAKCLFKAGAKAAQIGDAPSGDALDACQNKLSSAFAKAETAAGGDCPGGGDAASVGIEIQGCVQRVEGALSGTRFVDNGDGTVTDNATGILWEKKTATGGCLHCMDVDRSWNEAMTTFIGRVNGLDDASALGGRRNWGLPTIEELLTIFDCSSLPCSPVDPLVGPGVPSLILHALSGTYDPDAACARALNTLTGNVDCLTDLDALAGASRARVRNNAY is encoded by the coding sequence ATGCTGCAGAGACACATCACGGGACTCGCCATCGCCGTCGCCGTCGCCACGGTGCTGGGCACCGGGGATTCGGCGCTCGCCGGCCCGACCGACGCGCAGAAGTGCACGGCGAAGCAGTTGCTCGCTTCGGGCAACGCCGCCAAGTGCCTGTTCAAGGCCGGGGCCAAGGCGGCGCAGATCGGCGACGCGCCGTCCGGCGACGCGCTCGATGCCTGCCAGAACAAGCTGTCGAGCGCCTTCGCGAAGGCCGAGACCGCCGCTGGCGGGGATTGTCCGGGGGGCGGCGACGCCGCGTCGGTCGGCATCGAGATCCAGGGGTGCGTCCAACGGGTCGAGGGCGCGCTGTCGGGAACGCGCTTCGTCGACAACGGTGACGGCACGGTCACCGACAACGCCACCGGCATCCTCTGGGAGAAGAAGACGGCGACCGGCGGGTGTCTGCACTGCATGGACGTCGACCGCTCCTGGAACGAGGCGATGACGACCTTCATCGGCCGGGTCAACGGGCTCGACGACGCCAGCGCGCTGGGCGGTCGGCGGAACTGGGGCCTGCCGACGATCGAGGAGTTGCTGACCATCTTCGACTGCAGCAGCTTGCCGTGCTCGCCCGTCGATCCGCTGGTCGGACCGGGTGTGCCGTCGCTGATCCTGCACGCGCTGTCGGGAACCTACGACCCCGACGCGGCGTGCGCCAGGGCGCTCAACACGCTCACCGGCAACGTCGACTGCCTCACCGACCTCGACGCCCTCGCCGGCGCCTCGCGCGCCCGGGTCCGCAACAACGCGTACTGA
- a CDS encoding NUDIX domain-containing protein codes for MTALVSAGCVVTREGPSGLEVLLVHARGATFKRPLFGIPKGLVEPGESLPAAARRETEEETGLRVALGADLGSVKQKSGKVVHAFHATVAAESLSRIDDRGRCTHHDAENDVCRFYPVAEARPLMIEAQRQFLDRLADSGPLTHR; via the coding sequence GTGACCGCACTGGTGTCCGCCGGCTGCGTCGTGACCCGCGAGGGACCGTCCGGTCTCGAGGTGCTGCTGGTGCATGCCCGCGGCGCGACCTTCAAACGGCCGCTGTTCGGCATCCCCAAAGGCCTGGTGGAGCCAGGCGAGTCGCTGCCCGCCGCCGCCCGGCGCGAGACCGAGGAGGAGACCGGGCTGCGGGTCGCGCTCGGCGCCGACCTCGGCAGCGTGAAACAGAAGTCGGGCAAGGTCGTCCATGCCTTCCACGCCACCGTCGCTGCCGAGAGCCTGTCCCGAATCGACGACCGCGGCCGCTGCACCCACCACGACGCCGAGAACGACGTCTGCCGCTTCTACCCCGTCGCCGAGGCCCGCCCGTTGATGATCGAAGCGCAGCGACAGTTCCTCGACCGCCTGGCCGACTCGGGGCCGCTGACGCACCGCTGA
- a CDS encoding DnaJ domain-containing protein, which produces MARLILVLAAAVLVYFWFRPPSRGAVWRGRLPLVAAAVLALAYVISPIDLLPDFSPLGLIDDLIVLVATGWWIHAQWHRRPRLEPAGPAGAPPGWDPHAVLEVERGASPDEISRAYREQMKRYHPDRVNGLGEELQRLAHQKTLEIQRAYAELRGR; this is translated from the coding sequence ATGGCGCGATTGATCCTCGTGCTGGCCGCCGCCGTCCTCGTCTACTTCTGGTTCCGGCCGCCCAGTCGCGGCGCCGTCTGGCGCGGCAGACTGCCGCTCGTCGCCGCTGCGGTGCTGGCGTTGGCATACGTGATCTCGCCCATCGACCTGCTGCCCGACTTCAGTCCGCTCGGGCTGATCGACGATCTGATCGTCCTCGTCGCCACCGGCTGGTGGATCCACGCGCAGTGGCATCGCCGGCCGCGGCTCGAGCCGGCCGGGCCGGCGGGGGCGCCGCCGGGTTGGGATCCGCATGCGGTGCTCGAGGTCGAGCGCGGCGCGTCGCCCGACGAGATCTCCCGCGCCTACCGCGAGCAGATGAAGCGCTACCATCCCGATCGCGTCAACGGGCTCGGCGAGGAGCTGCAGCGTCTCGCGCACCAGAAGACGCTCGAGATCCAGCGCGCCTATGCCGAGCTGCGCGGGCGATGA
- a CDS encoding glycosyltransferase family 2 protein: protein MSAVVVSRQGGDVLVECLASLLGQTYPRLEVILVDNSDDGAHAGAMRARHGERLRIIANRRNEGFAGGCNRGIRAARGEWILLLNDDAVADPDLVAALMAVAGARPDVGMLACRVVSYEFPHLIDSAGLLLYPDGICRSRGWEEKDLGQYDQEADVLAPNGCAAGYRASMLRETGLFDEAYFMYLEDLDLGMRGRLAGWGCRYVPAARVRHRGSFTTGPHSRRKAFLVERNRIWNAVKFLPGFLLLVSPLFTLNRYLLQLYAAATRQGLAGKFARDYSYAQGATTIAAAYLAAAWHLPPMWRARRHIQRRSALSKRQLYELISRFKLDAIELALK, encoded by the coding sequence GTGTCGGCGGTCGTGGTGAGCCGGCAGGGCGGCGACGTGCTGGTGGAATGCCTCGCCTCACTGCTCGGCCAGACCTATCCACGGCTCGAGGTGATCCTGGTCGACAACAGCGACGACGGCGCCCACGCCGGCGCCATGCGGGCGCGCCACGGCGAGCGCCTGCGCATCATCGCCAACCGACGCAACGAGGGATTCGCCGGCGGCTGCAATCGCGGCATACGGGCGGCACGGGGCGAGTGGATCCTGTTGCTGAACGACGACGCGGTGGCCGACCCCGACCTGGTGGCCGCATTGATGGCCGTCGCCGGCGCGCGTCCCGACGTCGGCATGCTGGCCTGCCGCGTCGTGTCGTACGAGTTCCCCCATCTGATCGATTCCGCCGGGCTGCTCCTCTACCCCGACGGCATCTGCCGCTCGCGCGGCTGGGAGGAGAAGGATCTCGGCCAGTACGATCAGGAGGCGGACGTCCTGGCGCCGAACGGCTGCGCCGCCGGCTATCGCGCCAGCATGCTGCGCGAGACCGGGCTCTTCGACGAGGCGTACTTCATGTACCTCGAGGACCTCGACCTCGGCATGCGCGGGCGGCTCGCCGGCTGGGGGTGTCGCTACGTGCCCGCCGCCCGCGTCCGCCACCGCGGCTCGTTCACCACCGGTCCACACTCGCGGCGCAAGGCCTTCCTGGTCGAGCGCAACCGCATCTGGAACGCGGTCAAGTTCCTGCCCGGCTTCCTGCTCCTGGTCAGCCCGCTGTTCACCCTCAACCGCTACCTGCTGCAGTTGTACGCGGCGGCCACCCGTCAGGGCCTGGCCGGCAAGTTCGCCCGCGACTACTCCTATGCCCAGGGCGCGACGACCATCGCCGCCGCCTACCTGGCGGCGGCGTGGCATCTGCCGCCGATGTGGCGCGCGCGGCGCCACATCCAGCGCCGGTCGGCCCTCAGCAAGCGCCAGCTCTACGAGCTGATCAGCCGCTTCAAGCTCGACGCCATCGAACTGGCGCTGAAGTAG
- a CDS encoding enoyl-CoA hydratase/isomerase family protein: MSYETVSFEVRDRVATLTLNRPERMNAMNQQMKDDLRAAWQRVKDDPEIWVAIITGAGKAFSSGADVQALDSGGFTKIDRWRELCMHEGIRALPTPRRMVVHKPVIAAVNGVVAGVSLDQVTEADIPIASDRAYFVDPHVSIGLVSSHEMVNMARRVPVAVCLRMALLGNQERMSAQRAYEVGLVTEVVPHEQLLERANELAQKLCQNAPLAVWGTKMGVLRGLGLPIEQAEEIAAGYLEVVEQSEDQKEGPRSFVEKRKPVWKAR, from the coding sequence ATGTCGTACGAGACCGTGTCGTTCGAGGTGCGCGATCGCGTCGCCACGCTGACCCTGAACCGGCCGGAGCGCATGAACGCGATGAACCAGCAGATGAAGGACGATCTGCGCGCCGCCTGGCAGCGGGTGAAGGACGACCCGGAGATCTGGGTGGCGATCATCACCGGCGCCGGCAAGGCCTTTTCGAGCGGCGCCGACGTGCAGGCGCTCGACTCCGGCGGCTTCACCAAGATCGACCGCTGGCGCGAGCTCTGCATGCACGAGGGCATCCGCGCCCTGCCGACGCCGCGCCGCATGGTCGTCCACAAGCCGGTGATCGCGGCGGTGAACGGCGTCGTCGCCGGCGTCTCGCTCGACCAGGTCACCGAGGCCGACATCCCCATCGCCTCCGACCGGGCGTACTTCGTCGACCCGCACGTCTCGATCGGCCTCGTCTCCTCGCACGAGATGGTGAACATGGCGCGCCGCGTCCCGGTCGCCGTCTGCCTGCGCATGGCGCTGCTCGGCAACCAGGAGCGGATGAGCGCGCAGCGCGCCTACGAGGTCGGACTGGTCACCGAGGTGGTGCCGCACGAGCAGCTCCTCGAGCGCGCCAACGAGCTGGCGCAGAAGCTCTGTCAGAACGCGCCGCTGGCGGTGTGGGGCACCAAGATGGGCGTGCTGCGCGGCCTCGGCCTGCCGATCGAGCAGGCGGAGGAGATCGCCGCCGGCTACCTCGAGGTGGTCGAGCAGTCCGAGGACCAGAAGGAGGGCCCGCGCTCGTTCGTGGAGAAGCGCAAGCCGGTGTGGAAGGCGCGCTGA
- a CDS encoding LLM class F420-dependent oxidoreductase, producing the protein MRFGLNAGYSGARIQLNMPLIKEADRLGFHSVWTAEAYGSDAVTPATWIAAQTEKINVATGIMQMPARSPAMTAMTASTLDQLSGGRFLLGLGASGPQVVEGWHGVAYGNAMKRTREYIKIVRQVWAREKPLEHGGDIYQIPYRGPDATGLGKPLKSILHGRQIPIYVAAIGPQSVRQAAEIADGWLPIFWSPFRAPKVFKDSLDAGFAKAGGGKGLHDFDIAAGATVIINDDVKACLGFVKPVLALYIGGMGARGKNFYNDLACRYGFAAEAKKIQDLYLDGKKDEAAATVPDELADEVALVGPPARIRDRLAAWRESGIQTLICATMQVEAVRLLAECQ; encoded by the coding sequence ATGCGGTTCGGACTCAACGCCGGCTATTCGGGCGCGCGCATTCAGCTCAACATGCCGCTGATCAAGGAAGCCGATCGGCTCGGCTTCCATTCGGTGTGGACGGCGGAGGCCTATGGATCCGACGCGGTGACGCCGGCGACGTGGATCGCGGCGCAGACCGAGAAGATCAACGTCGCCACCGGCATCATGCAGATGCCGGCGCGCTCACCGGCGATGACGGCGATGACCGCCTCCACCCTCGATCAGCTCTCCGGCGGCCGCTTCCTGCTCGGCCTCGGCGCGTCCGGGCCGCAGGTGGTCGAGGGCTGGCACGGCGTCGCCTACGGCAACGCGATGAAGCGCACCCGCGAGTACATAAAGATCGTCCGCCAGGTCTGGGCGCGCGAGAAGCCGCTCGAGCACGGCGGCGACATCTACCAGATTCCCTACCGCGGCCCCGATGCCACCGGCCTCGGCAAGCCGCTGAAGAGCATCCTGCACGGCCGCCAGATCCCGATCTACGTCGCCGCCATCGGCCCGCAGAGCGTGCGTCAGGCGGCGGAGATCGCCGACGGCTGGCTGCCGATCTTCTGGTCGCCGTTCCGCGCCCCGAAGGTGTTCAAGGACTCGCTCGACGCTGGGTTCGCGAAGGCGGGCGGCGGCAAGGGCCTGCACGACTTCGACATCGCCGCCGGCGCCACGGTGATCATCAACGACGACGTCAAGGCGTGCCTCGGCTTCGTCAAACCGGTGCTGGCCCTCTACATCGGCGGCATGGGGGCGCGCGGAAAGAACTTCTACAACGACCTCGCCTGCCGTTACGGCTTCGCGGCGGAGGCGAAGAAGATCCAGGACCTCTATCTCGACGGCAAGAAGGACGAGGCCGCCGCGACCGTCCCGGACGAGCTGGCCGACGAGGTCGCGCTGGTCGGCCCGCCGGCGCGCATCCGCGACCGCCTCGCCGCCTGGCGCGAGAGCGGCATCCAGACGCTGATCTGCGCGACGATGCAGGTCGAAGCGGTGCGGCTGCTGGCGGAGTGCCAGTGA
- a CDS encoding peroxiredoxin: MAVKEGDTLPFDITLKEMGEKGPQDVSVGDIFKGRTVVLFAVPGAFTPTCSMKHLPGFVERAAEIKAKGVDEIVCMAVNDAFVMGAWGDSQKAHGKVRMVGDGNGDFTRALGLELDASGFGMGKRSQRFALIARDGKVVKLLVEPGPGLSASSAESVLSNL; this comes from the coding sequence ATGGCAGTCAAAGAAGGCGACACCCTTCCCTTCGACATCACGCTCAAGGAGATGGGCGAAAAGGGCCCGCAGGACGTCTCGGTGGGCGACATCTTCAAAGGCAGGACGGTGGTGCTGTTCGCGGTGCCGGGCGCGTTCACCCCGACCTGCTCGATGAAGCACCTGCCGGGCTTCGTCGAGAGAGCGGCCGAGATCAAGGCCAAGGGCGTCGACGAGATCGTCTGCATGGCGGTCAACGACGCCTTCGTGATGGGCGCCTGGGGTGACAGCCAGAAGGCGCACGGCAAGGTGCGCATGGTCGGAGACGGCAACGGCGATTTCACCCGGGCGCTCGGCCTCGAGCTCGACGCCTCCGGCTTCGGCATGGGCAAGCGCTCGCAGCGCTTCGCGCTGATCGCCAGAGACGGCAAGGTGGTCAAGCTGCTGGTCGAACCCGGCCCCGGACTCAGCGCCTCCAGCGCCGAGTCGGTGTTGAGCAACCTCTAG